Within the Dolichospermum compactum NIES-806 genome, the region AGTAATTTGTATCGGTAAATGTTTGACAGGAGATACAAAAATTGTTGATGCAGCTACAGGAGCATATTTACCAATTAAGGAATTTGCAGGTGGACAAACAGCAACTTATAGCGAAGAAAAAGGGATTATTAAAACTGCTGCTACGGCTGTTATACCACAAGGAGTAAAGCCGATCTATCAAGTAACAACTAAAAAAGGTGCGGTTATTCAAGCTACCTCAAATCATCCTTTTTTGACAGAGACAGGATGGAAACCTTTAGAAGAATTAACTTCAGGAGTTAAAATAGCTACTCCTAAATCTATACCAATATTTGGCAATGGAGATTTAACTATTGATGAAGCAACATTACTAGGTTTAATGATTTCTGAAGGTCAATGTCATACTCCTGGTAATAGTCCAATCTTTACATCTGAGGATGAAGTGCTAGTCAATACTTTAAAAAGCTGTGTTAAAACAGTTCTTGACCAAGAAGTGACTTACAAAGGTAAAGATTTTGGTTATCGTTTAGTTAATCAAGTTGGTAGAGGTGGTGTAGTAACTCATAATAGAGCTAATCTATGGTTACAATCTTATGCTTTGAATGTAGGAGCATTGGAAAAATTTGTTCCTCAACAAGTATTTACAGCACCAAAAGTAGTAGTAGCAGCTTTTCTCCGGGCTTTATTTTCTGGTGATGGTGGTGTTTATTTAGTGGGAGAATCTACAAGAGCAAAACCAACTTTAGCTGTTGAATATTGCTCTATTAGTGAACGTCTGATTCGTGACGTTCATCATTTACTATTAAGGTTTGGTATTCCCAGCCAAATTAGAGTTAGAAAGCCAGGAAATGGTCGTAATGCTTATGTTTTGGCTTTTCAATCATCCGAAGCAGTTTTGAAATTCTTTAATGAAATAGGCTTTTTACCTGATTCAATTAAACAAAGAAGATTTGAAGAAAAAATGTATTCTATTCTCTTAGCAACGAAGTCTAGACCACAAGTTCATGATCATATACTTTGGGACGAAATTAAATCTATAGAATGTGCAGGAATGGAAGAAGTTTATGATATTTCTGTCCCTGGCTTAGAAAATTTTGTTGCTAATGACATAATTGTGCATAATTCTACTTATGCTCGTTGTGGTATTATTGCCAACCTTACACCTGCGGAAGCGGCGTGGAGAGGACATCTTACTTTGGAATTTTCTAATTCTTCCAGTGCTGACTGTCGTATTTATGCTAACGAGGGTGTGGTGCAATTGCTGTTTTTAGAGGGTGAACCCTGTGCTGTTAGTTATGAAACTCGCAGAGGTAAATATCAAGATCAGTTAGAGATTGTTACAATAGCTCGTGTATAGTCAAATACTTTTTAAAATAGCTTTTTTCTCAACATAATATTTTGATAATCATGTTGGAAAAAGAACCAATCTTAGACCCATTTCTAATACAGCTATTAGAAGGGTATACTTTAACAGAGGTGGCTGAGATTGAAAAATATATGACTGAGTGGGAGGCTGCTACATATAGCAGTGTTGCTCAGAGTATATTAGATCATGCCGCGAGAAAACAAACTGACCCTTTAAAGTATTTACGTAAAGCTTATAATTTTAATAAAAGAGGAGCAGTCAGAGTTCCAAAAACTGGATATCGTGGAGATAGTTCAGCAGTAACCGCTCAATAATCCGGGGTAAATCCTTCCATGACAAGCCTCAAATGGCGTAAAATCGTCCCCGAATGGGTAGTCCGCCCCCATTTATTGAGCGGATACGTTCAGCAGTATATCGTAAAGGTAATGAATATCTGATGTCAGCCCAGACAAATTATGAGTCGATAGTTAGCAATTAATATTAAGCAAAAGTAGGTTGGGTTAAGAGGTTGTTTGAAAAGTATTATATGAAACCCATAATCTCCAAAAACCTAACCCCCCTTCCCTACAACGAAATGAGGGTTTTAAAGCCTCTCCCCTTGCAGGGGAGAGGTTTGGAGAGGGGTCAGTTTATACATTAAAAACTTTTCAAACATCCTCTAAGCAATAGCGAAACCTAAGATAAGTATTAGACATCCTGGACATCCTGATTCAGACAAAATTCCGTAGGGGCAATCTCCCCGTGGTTGCCCAATCTCCCCGTGGTTGCCCAATCCCCCGTGGTTGCCCAATCTCCCGTGGTTGCCCAATCTCCCCGTGGTTGCCAATCCCCCGTGGTTGCCCAAATAACGGGGTAGGCACGGGGGCGCTACCCCTACAAACATCAAATCCAAATCTTTTATCCGGCATTCCGCAGTTCAAAATGTCACATATTTATACTTCAAAAAATGTTACCAAATTAGGATAGTTTTATTAAGTATTAATCCTGATTTTTCCTGGTGGTAATAAGCATATTTAATTTTTGGAGATGTCTATTAATAATGTTGGGTTTCCTTACGTCAACTCAAC harbors:
- a CDS encoding LAGLIDADG family homing endonuclease codes for the protein MTGDTKIVDAATGAYLPIKEFAGGQTATYSEEKGIIKTAATAVIPQGVKPIYQVTTKKGAVIQATSNHPFLTETGWKPLEELTSGVKIATPKSIPIFGNGDLTIDEATLLGLMISEGQCHTPGNSPIFTSEDEVLVNTLKSCVKTVLDQEVTYKGKDFGYRLVNQVGRGGVVTHNRANLWLQSYALNVGALEKFVPQQVFTAPKVVVAAFLRALFSGDGGVYLVGESTRAKPTLAVEYCSISERLIRDVHHLLLRFGIPSQIRVRKPGNGRNAYVLAFQSSEAVLKFFNEIGFLPDSIKQRRFEEKMYSILLATKSRPQVHDHILWDEIKSIECAGMEEVYDISVPGLENFVANDIIVHNSTYARCGIIANLTPAEAAWRGHLTLEFSNSSSADCRIYANEGVVQLLFLEGEPCAVSYETRRGKYQDQLEIVTIARV